GGGGTAGGGCAGGGCctgagagggaggaggggtgcTGCTGAGGGCAGGACTGCTGGGTTCTGCCCCTGGGAGTTTCTCAGGGCTTCAGATTTCTAACTTGTTTTAGAGGGGGACTGGAGTAGAAGAGGCTGGTTACCCTGGAGAATTGACCACATGTGTTTAGAACCAGACTTGGGCAGGTGTTAGGGACCCAGCCCTGCCCCGTTCTGGGCTCTCCATTCCCAGCCTCTCTGATCTCACTTCCTATCTCTGAATAATTTTCTCCTGAGTTCTGCAAGGCAGGGACAACAACTTCTGCTTCACAAGGTGCCCAATTTTGCCTCTAGTAGATGAGGGAAGAGGCTTAGAGAGACAAAGTGGCCTAGTCAGCATCATGGGCAGCCCTGGGCCAACGAACTAGGGAATGGCCACACCCTCTGTCTGGCCTGGAGTAGGGCCCAGCTGGGCCCCAGATATGGGCACATCGGTGATTATGGTTTTCCTGACTCTGTTACTTTGGAGAGAAAGGCCAGTGGAGAGGAGGGGGCCAAGGGATGCAGCAGAGGTGCCCTCAGCCCAGCCCTCTGCAGGCAGACCCCTCTCCTCTAGGGACTCTGGAGGACAGAGCCACCCAGGGCACTGGCACCTACATTTCTTCACCAGCTTCTTGTACGCCAGGGGGCCGAACACAACCAGCAACACTGCCAGGAGCAGCAGGGCCAGGACGATGCTTGCCACAGTGCCCGCTGCCACGCCCGCTGGGTTTGGATCCTggcctgggggagggaggagccaGGTCAGTCCCAGCCCTGGGGCATGAAAACTGCCTGCTCCCAGGGAAGCTTCCGGCTGCGCAGTTCCCCCAGCCACCCTTGCTCCTCTCAGAAATTCACAACATGTACAGAAGGCAGTTATCTATCCGGCTTGCTTTCTGTCTGTTGCTAAGAAATCTCTACTACCCGTTCATCCATCCACCATCTGTCACCTAACAGTTGATCCTCCAGCTGTCATTTGCCGCCCTCGTTGCAAACTATTTAACGTTCTACCATTTCCCATGGTACCATCATATACCATCACATACCAATGTAGGACTGTGTGACAGGGGCCAGAAGGCCCTCccaccactccctccacccacccatccatccacctacccacccacccatccatccaaccactcacccatccatccatctacccccCCGCCCATCCATCCccccccatccatccatccatccatccatccaatcagtcacctatccatccatctacccacccacccacccatccatccatccatccatccatccatccaatcattcacccatccatccatccatccatccaaccactcacccatccatccatctacccccCCGCCCATCCATCCccccccatccatccatccatccatccatccaatcagtcacctatccatccatctacccacccacccacccatccatccatccatccatccatccatccaatcattcacccatccatccatccatccatccaaccactcacccatccatccatctacccccCCGCCCATCCATCCccccccatccatccatccatccatccatccaatcagtcacctatccatccatctacccacccacccacccatccatccatccatccatccatccatccaatcattcacccatccatccatccatccatccaaccactcacccatccatccatctacccccCCGCCCATCCATCCccccccatccatccatccatccatccatccatccatccatccatccatccatccatccatccaatcattcacccatccatccatccaatcagtcacctatccatccatctacccacccacccacccatccatccatccatccaatcattcacccatccatccatctacccacccacccgcccatccatccatccctctttTCTTGGTATTCAGTGACCATTTGTGTAGCAAATATATACTGTCTACCTGATTTTCTAGCTGCCATCCTGAGAGTGGACGGTAGGAGGGAGGGTAACACCACTTGTCAGCTGACCTGCCTGTTGCTGTGCTGTCTCCTATTCATTGCTATCTGTCTCCTGCTCCCTGGTTCCCCATGCTCCCTCTGTCCCTACTTTTTCAGGGTTCTGGGGCTCTCTGTCTAGCTCCCAGGGCCATCCTTCAGAGACCTGCACCCTGGACGGGGTCCCAGAGGGAAGGTTCAGAGCTTCCCACCACCCACAGTGGGCTGTGTTAAACTCACATGTGACAAACACCCTCTTGCAGTGGGCTTTTTTCTCCCAGAGCTCGTGGCACTGGGACAACTTCTCCTGGGAACAGGAGAACCCCTGGGAGGTCTTCTCACCGACGTCCAGCATGTGATAGGAATTGACGCTGCCACACTGCTGCTCCTGGCACACCTCCTCCCACCGTGCTGTGCCCTTGGGTGGAGAGCTGTCACACAGGGGTGCCCACTGCGTGCCCCGGCGCACCTGCACAGTGCCTTCACACACGCCACTGCCCCCTACCAGGCGGCTCTGCACCTTGGGCTGGAAACCTGGGAGGGGAAGCAATGGAAGATGAGGGGCAGGTGTGACCCTGAGCTTGCATGCTGGTCCCTGTGCCACTGGTGAAGGGGGGCCCTGGCAGGGAAGAGACAGCACATGAGACGGCCGGGACAGGCCGCCTTCCTCTCGGTCTTTCCCTCCTAGCATCCTCTCTGGCTCTTCCCCTGACCAAGCTCTCTGTCCCTGGTGCCTCTGGGCAGCTGCTGGCACTATCCTGAGATACAGCTGTATAGGCACTTTCTGGAAAGAGGCTGGCAGTGCAGCAGTGCCTGTTGGCAGCCACCACCAGGGAGGTGGCTCTGTGCTaagtgaggcaagagaagagtGTGGGAAGCAGGCTCCACCTGGGTCCACTTCCCTCTCAGCATCGTCCTCCCAGTCTCCTGCTGCAccttgggaaggagggaggctttTCAGAAGAGGGCAACTGAGACTCAGGAAGGGGAAAGACCTCCCCCTCTGAGTCAAGGTGGTTCAGATGTGGGACAGAACCAAGGAAGGCCTGCGCCCTGAGGGCCAGGCTTTCAGCAGACGGAGCATGGCCCGGCAGAGACTCACAGTCATTTCTGCTTGCTGGGGTGGAGTGGAGTGGGGAGGGGCTCGGAGTCCATAGCTGAACCTCAGGCAAACTGAGTTTAGAGCCGGCTGTGATCTCACCAGCTTTGGCCAGTTTCCATAGTAACATCCACCTTCAAAGCCCTAGTAAATCTATTTAGAAGGAGCTTCAAAAGCAAGAACCTGGGCATGGTTTTGCTGGTTGTAGCCTGCAGGAGGGATCCTAGCTGAGGGGTGGAGGAGTGGGGCCTCATGAGAGCCACCCCATGTTCCCCTCATCCGGCCAGGAAACCCTTGGGGGCGGCCTCCACCAGGAGGGGGCAGCATTTTACTAATTCACACCACGTCCCCAGTGGTTTGAAGCAGCCCTGCTCGCAGGATAGGCAAGTGGTCCAGAGCAATGCTTTGTAGGTCTGCCCACGGAAATCTCTGGGGACCTTGCCGAAATGTGGATTCTGATTTGAAAGATCCGGGGTGGACCTTGCCGAAATGTGGATTCTGGTTTGAAAGATCTGGGATGGGACCTGAGAAGCTGCATTTTCTAACCAGCTCTCAGGACCACACTCTGGGGAACTAAGGCTTAGACAACCAGCCCCACAGTGATGCTGGAGGGACAGAAATCCCAGCTCCTGCTCTACAATACTGGGCACGAAGTTtaatctctttgagcctcagcttcctcatgcGTAAAAAATAGCGACAATAACACCCGCTTCCtaaggtcattacaaaagttaaaaaatgtacTGGAATGGTCCTTGGTGTGAAGCAAGCTCCTGGGAAGAACCGTCTGACCTCCACTGGAACAGTCCCAGGGACGGAGCCCCCTGCCTTCAGAGCCAGGCTCTGCTTGTGCCTCCTTGTTTTGAGGTGTGGTTTCTTCCGTTTCCCTCCCCCATTGATCCTGGTTCGGCCCCTTGGGGTCTCCCAGACTCAGTGtcacctgcctcctcccctcaGTCAAACCAGCATCACCATTCTCTGTACCCGGGCCCTGTGGTTCTGGGTCCTCTGCGGAAAGCCCTCCTGGGCTCTGACCCCCAAACCTTCAGGGACCTCCCACCTCTCACCATCATTGCACTCCCTCTCTCAGAATCTACAACCCCTGCTCCGGCAAGGCCTGCCCCTCCAAATGACTTCCTCTTACAaacccttctctcttttcctgccCAAACCCGCGAGGAGACCTTGCTTCCCCTGCGTCCTGCGGCCTCCTCTCCCCCCCGAGGTAGCTGAGCCGGCAGTCCCCTTGGCTTTGGTCAGAGTTGCTTTGTGGAGACTCTGCGGGCACTGAGTGTGCGTGTGTCCTCCacatcccaccccaccctgcctctCAGAGGCCCAGGGTCAGGCCTCTACTTCCCTAGTGTCCTCCACTGTGCCTGGTACCCTGGCACGGCAGGCAGGGGTTTTCAGGAAACATGTTCCCTGGCCTTCCGGGGACGCCAGCAGGAGGTGCCGGCGGGCTTGGCCAGGCCTCACTCACCCGAGCAGACGATGGCAAGAACTTGGCCTCTCTCCTGGGGCCGGATTTTCCTGAAGCACTGTTCCAGGGAAGCGCAGCTGGAGTTCTGGATCTTCCACTGAATTGGCAAGGGCCTGTGTTCCCAGAGCTTTCCTGGGTCTGGTGCCCTGGTTGCCTCGGCCTCTGGTAGTGGCAGATGCTTCAAGAAGGAGCCACACCGGAGAGCTAGGCACATGAGGTTCCCCAGGCTCCAGATGCTCTCCTGGTCATCATAGCTGATGGTGCCCCCCAGGCTGCCGCTGTAGAACTCCACCACACCGGCACAGTGCAGGCCCCAGGGCCCTGCCACCAGCTGCAgcctgggaggggctgggagaggagatGGTGGGAGACAGGGGTGGCCTGAGCAAGTAGGGGGGACCCGTCCTCCAACCCACAGACAAATGCTGACATGGCCTCGGTGGTCCCCC
This is a stretch of genomic DNA from Nycticebus coucang isolate mNycCou1 chromosome 14, mNycCou1.pri, whole genome shotgun sequence. It encodes these proteins:
- the CD5 gene encoding T-cell surface glycoprotein CD5 isoform X1 produces the protein MGSQQPWLAALYLLGVLVSVTSCSPWPHWDNSSFQVKLTGSNSRCQGLLEVHLWKTWRTVCSQSWGRSPDQHEDPSQASRVCQNLRCGAAFNLAPSAHFNKPKNQVICRGPLGSFSNCSFGANQCHPLSLICLEPQTTPTTPTPTTTPEPTAPPRLQLVAGPWGLHCAGVVEFYSGSLGGTISYDDQESIWSLGNLMCLALRCGSFLKHLPLPEAEATRAPDPGKLWEHRPLPIQWKIQNSSCASLEQCFRKIRPQERGQVLAIVCSGFQPKVQSRLVGGSGVCEGTVQVRRGTQWAPLCDSSPPKGTARWEEVCQEQQCGSVNSYHMLDVGEKTSQGFSCSQEKLSQCHELWEKKAHCKRVFVTCQDPNPAGVAAGTVASIVLALLLLAVLLVVFGPLAYKKLVKKFRQKKQRQWIGPTGMNQNMSFHRNHTATVRSQVENSTASHVDNEYSQPPRSSYASAYPALEGALHRSSTQPDNSSDSDYDLHGAQRL